The following are encoded together in the Anopheles nili chromosome 3, idAnoNiliSN_F5_01, whole genome shotgun sequence genome:
- the LOC128725954 gene encoding YEATS domain-containing protein 4 produces MNISTDFGPDSGGRVKGLTIVKPVVYGNVARSFGKKREEDGHTHQWTVYVKPYKNEDMHTYVKKIHFKLHESYANPNRILTKPPYEVTETGWGEFEIVIKIHFHDPTERPVTMYHILKLFQSPILDGEVSTQIEGKKGLVSEQYEEIVFQEPTQLMQQLLTNVQPVSTGTWKHDTNFEEKKVQALENIIETKAKVISEIALLKEKLKLARETIAKFKTEMSKVQGQQPAT; encoded by the exons ATGAATATTTCTACTGATTTTGGACCAGACTCTGGTGGGAGAGTGAAG GGGCTTACTATAGTGAAACCGGTAGTTTATGGTAATGTGGCACGTTCGTTCGGTAAAAAGCGCGAGGAAGACGGTCATACACATCAATGGACGGTATATGTAAAGCCTTACAAGAACGAAGATATGCACACGTATGTAAAGAAAATTCACTTCAAACTGCACGAGAGCTACGCGAATCCAAACCGTATTCTGACGAAACCGCCATATGAAGTTACTGAAACTGGTTGGGGTGAATTTGAAATTGTGATCAAAATTCACTTTCATGATCCAACGGAACGGCCGGTTACCATGTACCATATATTAAAGCTCTTTCAATCACCTATCCTGGACGGTGAAGTATCTACGCaaatagaaggaaaaaagggtcTCGTATCGGAACAGTATGAAGAGATCGTGTTCCAGGAGCCTACACAGCTAATGCAACAACTACTGACGAATGTACAACCCGTCTCAACCGGTACATGGAAACATGATACAAATT TCGAAGAGAAGAAAGTACAAGCATTGGAAAACATTATAGAAACGAAGGCCAAAGTCATATCTGAAATAGCTTtactaaaagaaaaacttaaACTTGCGAGAGAAAcgattgcaaaatttaaaactgAAATGTCTAAGGTGCAAGGACAACAGCcagcaacgtaa